From the genome of Longispora fulva:
ACCTCGACGCCGGCGTCGCCACCGACATCGCCGGACTCGCCGCCATGCTCCGCGACGACGTCCGCTGCTCGATGCCACCCACCCCGGGCCTGCACATCGGCCGCGACGCGGTGGTCAACGACTGGACCGCCAACGGCTTCGAGAGCCTCGGCGACCTGCGCGCCGTCCCCACCCACGTGAACCGGCAGCCCGCCGTCGCCTTCTACCTCTGGCGGAAGCAGGAGCGCGCGTACCTGCCACTGACGATCGACGTCCTGCGCGTCACAGGCGGGGCGATCACCGAGATCACCACGTTCCACGACGACCAGTTCCCGCGACTCGGACTGCCCGAGCGCCTGCCCGCGGACGGCACGGAGTAGTCCCGGCCCCGACACCCGCGCCGCACGGTGGCGCGCGTGTCGCGGCGGATTGGTGCGACGCGTTCGGCGTCGTCACCCACGGGCGGGTGCAGGTGGAGCGGCACGACGGCGAGACCGGGCCCGGCCTCGGACGCGACGCCGGCTCTGGCTCCGCGGCACGGCGTCCTCGCCGCGCGGAACGCCAGTGGTCACACGCCAGTGACATTCCCGTACGGCAGGTGAGCCTGCTGGCCGCCGAGAACGTCGCCTTCGCCGACCGCGAGGTCGATGACTGGTGACGTGTCGTGTCGTGTAACGGACAGCTTCGACAGCCAGTCGGCCTCTCGCGGACGATCACCGCACGTGCTCTATTGAGGGCGTACCGAATCTCCCGTATGGAGGCACCTGATGGGGCAATCCGAGAAGTCCACGAGCTCCAGGTCCGCAACCGAATGGAACTCCGAGGGAAAGCTCGTCTGCTCCGAGTGTCGCCACCTGCAGGGCTGAGCCGTCGTGGAACCGGGGAATTCGTACCTACGCAGATTGAAAGATCACGAGCTCACCTTGGAGCGAATGCGGATCGGAGATGGCCGGGCGAGGAGCTGCCTCTCGGATTCCGATGATCCCAAGGAACAGCGCGACATCGAGGGCATGCGTGCGTACTACGACGCCCGCCAACGGGACCTCGAACAGGAGCTAAAGCGGCGAGCCGCCGTCGAACGCGGGTTCGCCCGGACACTCGCGATCGGAGTGCCGTCGGCGATCGCGGCCGTCGCGATCACCAGCTGGTTCGACAGTAGGTCGCCCGCCGCTTCTGTTGTGTTCCTGATCGGGCTCGGATTCAACCTCGTAGTCTGGCTCTTGCTGCTCTACTACCCACGTCACGACTAGTGTCCTGAGCCGGAGACTCGTGTTAGTTGGGCATGACTCGTCCAGGTCCGAGGATTTCGCCGTGTCAGTGACGGATGCGCAGCAGGTGGTGCTTGAGGGGTGGTGCGGCGTCGGTCGACCGCCCAGGCTTTTCGCGCCATCACCACCACTCCAAGTCGCGGCCTACTGCACCAGAGTCTCCAGCTCCGGACACTAGGGCGCGATGGCCAGGGCCTTGGAGCGGTCGGCGGCGATGCGCACGGCCAGACCCGCGAGAACGGTGCCCATCAGGTACCGCTGGATCCGCAGCCAGCTGGGCCGGCGCCCGAGGAAGCCGGCGATCGTGCCCGCGGCCAGCATGACCGTGCCGTTGACCGTGATCCCGATCGTGACCTGCACGAGGCCCAGCAGGAAACTCTGCGCGGCCACGTGACCGCGGGCCGGGTCAATGAACTGGGGAAGCAGCGAGACGTACAGGATGGCGATCTTGGGGTTGAGCAGGTTGGTGACCAGCCCCATCGTGAACAGCTTGCGTGGCCGGTCGGCGGGCAGTTCCCTGGGCGCGAACGCCGAGGTGCCGCCCGGGCGGATCGCCTTCCAGGCGAGGTAGAGCAGGTAGGCGGCCCCGCCCAGTTTGAGTGCCGTGTACAGGGCCGGCACGACGGCGAAGATCGTGGCCAGGCCGGCGGTGGCGGCCGCGAGGTAGACCAGGAAGCCGACCGCGACCCCGGCCAGGGAGATCAGCCCGGCCCGGCGGCCCTGGGTGATCGACCGGGACGCCAGGTAGATCATGTTCGGGCCGGGGGTGAGCGCCAGGCCCAGTTCCACTGCCGCGACTCCGACGACCGCGCCGAATGTGACCACACGCACCTGCTTTCAAGGGGTGCCGCGACCCTATCAACGCAAGATCGATCCGGCCGTGAGCCAGACCACCCCGCCCCGGGGTTCAGACGCCGGCCGAACCCACCGTAGGACTAGGGCGATGGCGTTCGGAGTGTGGTCAGCGCCGCGAGGTTGGCCGCCCCGTCTGCGTTGCCCGCGTCCGCCGCGCGCTGGTACCACTCCCTCGCCTGGTCCGGCTCGTCGAGGTGATCGAAGAGGTGTCCGATCTCCACCATCGCGTCGGTGTGGCCCGTCGCGGCGGCCCGGCGCAGCCACGGCTCGGCCTCCTCCTCGTCGCCGTCGCAGCGGAGCACGACGCCGTAGGCGTACATGGCTTCGGGGCGACCGGAGGCGGCGGCGCGTTCGTACCAGTCGCGTGCTTCCGGGTCTTCCGGGTCCTCCTCGCCGATCAGGTCGGCGAGCGCCAGCATGGCGTCGAGGTCGCCGGCCTCCGCGGCTCGTCTGAGTTCCAGCGCATCCATGCGGCGAGGCTAGCGTTCCGCTGGCCCCGTGGCCAAGGACAGGAGTACTATAAACGTAGTACTCCGCCGCGTGAAAGGGGTCGTCATGCCTACGCCCGAGCCCCGCACCACCCGTTCCGTCGACGCCTCGGCCTGGTCGCCACCGCTGCCGGAGGCCTCCGGCTTCGACCACCTCGTCGTCGAGACGCCCGGCCTGCATACCCACATCGCCGCCATCGGCGAGGGCCAACCGGTCGTGCTGCTGCACGGATTCCCGCAGCACTGGTGGCAGTGGCACGCCATCGCTCCGGTCATCGCCGCGGCCGGCTACCGCGTCCTCTGCCCCGACCTGCGCGGGGCCGGCTGGTCCGCGGCCGACGATCCGCGCATCGAACGCGAGACCCGGCTCCGCGACCTGCTCGCCCTCCTCGACGCCCTGCGCATCGA
Proteins encoded in this window:
- a CDS encoding LysE family translocator — protein: MVTFGAVVGVAAVELGLALTPGPNMIYLASRSITQGRRAGLISLAGVAVGFLVYLAAATAGLATIFAVVPALYTALKLGGAAYLLYLAWKAIRPGGTSAFAPRELPADRPRKLFTMGLVTNLLNPKIAILYVSLLPQFIDPARGHVAAQSFLLGLVQVTIGITVNGTVMLAAGTIAGFLGRRPSWLRIQRYLMGTVLAGLAVRIAADRSKALAIAP
- a CDS encoding tetratricopeptide repeat protein, yielding MDALELRRAAEAGDLDAMLALADLIGEEDPEDPEARDWYERAAASGRPEAMYAYGVVLRCDGDEEEAEPWLRRAAATGHTDAMVEIGHLFDHLDEPDQAREWYQRAADAGNADGAANLAALTTLRTPSP